From Acidihalobacter aeolianus, a single genomic window includes:
- a CDS encoding thioredoxin family protein, whose amino-acid sequence MKVQLLVSQWCPSCPQAERVWGQLAEERHDFEYEVLDVGVRPGRDIVSNLMIRSIPATVIDGKLYAVGVPSKTEAQEFITQASGAVTRQHDTQPLHVHAPTA is encoded by the coding sequence ATGAAAGTCCAACTACTGGTTTCGCAATGGTGTCCGAGCTGCCCCCAGGCAGAACGCGTGTGGGGGCAATTGGCTGAAGAGCGACATGACTTCGAATACGAGGTGCTCGATGTGGGCGTGAGGCCCGGGCGCGACATCGTTTCCAATCTGATGATACGCAGCATCCCAGCCACCGTGATCGATGGGAAACTGTATGCCGTAGGCGTGCCGAGCAAGACAGAGGCCCAAGAGTTCATCACCCAGGCCAGCGGAGCGGTTACTCGCCAGCATGACACCCAGCCATTACATGTACATGCGCCAACTGCCTGA
- a CDS encoding 2OG-Fe(II) oxygenase family protein, which yields MTQTITDLVDFSLYPLDDESFANDCAERLTANGVLTLPGFLRSSVVGTLAAEAEAQKHEAYYTSNTHNVYLTDLRPELGTDHIYNRQVQSSKGCITTDQVSDLSGLKTIYFSDEFRRCVAGIVGKAALYEYADPLSSINVHYASDGQELGWHFDNSEFAITLLLQSPESGGQFEYVRDLRDADHGELNFGGVAKVLDHETGVEQLDITPGTLVLFRGRNSMHRVTPVIGGKTRILVVLAYNSEPEIALSEPARMTFFGRLG from the coding sequence ATGACTCAGACAATTACCGATCTTGTTGATTTTTCGCTCTACCCGCTCGATGACGAGTCATTTGCCAATGACTGTGCTGAGCGGCTTACCGCCAACGGGGTGCTCACACTTCCAGGTTTTCTGCGCAGCAGTGTTGTTGGAACTCTGGCGGCGGAAGCTGAGGCGCAGAAGCACGAGGCCTATTACACCTCGAATACGCATAATGTTTATCTGACAGACCTGCGTCCTGAACTAGGCACCGATCACATCTACAACCGGCAGGTCCAATCGTCAAAGGGCTGCATTACGACAGATCAAGTGTCTGATCTTTCGGGATTGAAGACCATTTATTTTTCGGACGAATTCCGTCGATGCGTTGCGGGTATCGTTGGTAAGGCAGCACTGTACGAGTATGCAGATCCGCTGTCCTCCATCAATGTCCATTACGCCAGCGACGGCCAGGAACTTGGCTGGCACTTCGACAATTCGGAATTCGCAATCACCCTGCTTCTACAGTCACCGGAAAGCGGTGGACAGTTTGAATATGTCAGGGATTTGCGGGATGCGGATCATGGCGAGTTGAATTTCGGTGGCGTTGCCAAGGTACTCGACCATGAAACCGGGGTCGAGCAACTCGATATCACGCCGGGTACGCTGGTCCTGTTCCGCGGTCGCAATTCCATGCATCGGGTGACCCCCGTCATTGGCGGGAAGACACGTATTCTGGTGGTGCTTGCCTATAATTCCGAGCCCGAGATCGCGCTCTCGGAGCCGGCACGGATGACCTTTTTCGGCCGCCTTGGCTGA
- a CDS encoding hemerythrin domain-containing protein has translation MNHFDQAFLGEHREMEARLEGLEELAGGGHWDKAAEIVARQKAHLVHHIDVEERIVYPAFETVADDEGRRTLAFLRKRHQELPVFFDELADAVAAHDHQDVQDTLQTLLRIVADHHATEERDVFPLFEPESRLQAVGERAASELEGAV, from the coding sequence ATGAATCACTTCGATCAGGCGTTTTTGGGTGAGCATCGCGAGATGGAGGCGCGTCTCGAGGGTCTGGAAGAACTCGCCGGGGGTGGTCATTGGGACAAGGCGGCTGAAATCGTGGCGCGACAAAAGGCGCATCTGGTCCACCACATCGACGTCGAGGAACGCATCGTTTACCCCGCGTTCGAGACGGTGGCCGACGACGAAGGTCGACGCACCCTCGCCTTCCTGCGCAAACGTCACCAGGAACTTCCGGTCTTCTTCGATGAACTGGCGGATGCGGTTGCTGCGCACGATCACCAAGACGTGCAGGACACTCTGCAAACGTTGCTGCGTATCGTTGCCGATCACCATGCCACCGAGGAACGCGACGTGTTCCCTCTTTTCGAGCCAGAGTCTCGGTTGCAGGCTGTCGGAGAGCGCGCCGCGAGTGAGCTGGAGGGCGCCGTATGA
- a CDS encoding putative bifunctional diguanylate cyclase/phosphodiesterase, with the protein MIGFGVSTWHSTQQRIAHELSQRAQRFAKQESTALDHWAFALRALGNLVVLDDTPSAAGVDTRIALFQSSYPETFLPILIVEAQNHHLMGSSPIALPALQSPYLRVGRTICPGNAGKRLTLGAPMPGPAQASAPLHRVVPACISIRDASGDAMLDVIALLPWVSHPRTINAADDRVAGHRLDCTLTWAGLSHGAQSFAKTSPDTSGQTDPSPPTENPSWISRWFTNTYGANGAPIHPGQITAWAKVAHYPLRVVTSLPTSAIWHDWLSHGGAGEGFVLTLLLATALGMSAWRFARLAREESLLRRYYGALRGINRTLLHNPEPEKLYRMTCARLVEGADLPLAWIGIQQGTHMRVRAVSGTARGYVDGLELDMAEGSPTAQGPVGQAVHHANTIVIADLQRDGSFILWQQRAAHYGLRSLVAVPFTTEAGDPGVLAAYAQQADYFSAPLIQLMEELAGDVALGVNQFDHLQAITRLSQQDPLTGLPNRAYFMRALKQAIGRTDRADRLTGIGILDLDYFKQINDSLGHHIGDMVITHLATELNQAVRQGDTVARLGGDEFGILLEGIADAEELDHIASRLLAAVRKPICIEGIEAALKTDASLGLTLYPFDGGTPADLLRHADAALYAVKGSGRHRWQLFHRDMASLAKQEYLIHQRMPAALLENRLIFYFQPQINLQTGEIIGIEALIRWQDPVSGMWMPKAFMPVVEADTGLSRSLGCYCLNAAAMAITRWLSDGLAFGRLSVNICARHLQHSGFLEDLSSVLLRYPVVAEHLSIELTETQALADLDKSARMLSEVRALGVHVDLDDFGSGYASLQYVRELPLDTIKLDLQFVQNLEHDTEALSVGYAALSLAEMHGAEVIAEGVETERIARLWQRLGGRVIQGYLGAKPMPESELIAWLSAYAPDRRFATTPHWRSTPEVLTLLQALPFHSQYIARLRGAMTESPLSSDTLNGLVKTWRAPCPITEWLSSTDAIPYDTVALKQAHDHLHESIGSIINALSSDPSSHGDVEGLEKAWDHFREALDRVIEQIDRRLYAQGAQADS; encoded by the coding sequence GTGATCGGCTTTGGCGTCAGTACCTGGCACAGTACGCAGCAGCGTATCGCGCATGAACTCAGCCAGCGGGCGCAACGGTTCGCAAAACAAGAATCCACAGCCTTGGACCACTGGGCATTCGCCTTGCGTGCCCTCGGCAATCTTGTCGTGCTCGATGACACACCGTCTGCCGCAGGGGTTGATACACGGATCGCCTTGTTTCAATCCTCCTACCCCGAAACCTTCCTGCCCATCCTGATTGTCGAGGCGCAAAATCATCACCTGATGGGCTCGTCGCCTATCGCACTTCCCGCATTGCAAAGCCCCTATCTGCGCGTGGGGCGTACGATCTGCCCCGGCAATGCTGGCAAACGGCTTACGCTCGGTGCCCCGATGCCTGGACCCGCACAGGCATCGGCCCCGCTACATCGCGTAGTACCCGCGTGCATTAGCATCCGGGATGCCAGCGGTGACGCCATGCTCGATGTGATTGCCTTGCTGCCTTGGGTGTCCCATCCACGAACGATTAACGCTGCTGATGATCGAGTCGCGGGGCATAGACTGGACTGCACCCTTACCTGGGCCGGTTTAAGTCATGGCGCCCAGTCGTTCGCGAAGACCTCCCCGGATACGTCCGGCCAAACTGATCCCAGCCCTCCGACTGAGAACCCCAGCTGGATCTCCCGATGGTTTACGAATACCTATGGCGCCAATGGCGCTCCCATACATCCTGGGCAGATCACTGCCTGGGCTAAGGTAGCGCACTACCCGCTCCGGGTTGTGACAAGCCTACCCACTTCTGCCATTTGGCATGACTGGCTAAGTCATGGGGGAGCCGGCGAAGGGTTTGTTTTGACGCTCCTGCTGGCTACTGCCCTGGGTATGAGTGCCTGGCGGTTCGCTAGGCTCGCACGAGAAGAGTCACTTTTGCGCCGGTATTACGGGGCACTAAGAGGTATCAATCGGACATTACTGCATAACCCCGAGCCGGAAAAACTCTACCGGATGACATGCGCCAGACTTGTCGAAGGCGCCGATTTACCGCTGGCCTGGATCGGGATTCAGCAGGGAACGCACATGCGTGTCCGGGCGGTATCGGGTACTGCGCGGGGCTACGTCGACGGTCTGGAACTCGATATGGCCGAAGGGTCGCCCACCGCTCAAGGGCCCGTAGGCCAGGCCGTGCATCATGCCAATACGATTGTGATTGCCGATTTGCAACGCGACGGCAGCTTCATCCTCTGGCAGCAAAGAGCGGCGCATTATGGACTGCGTAGCTTGGTCGCTGTGCCTTTTACCACGGAAGCAGGCGACCCCGGCGTGTTGGCCGCCTATGCGCAGCAAGCTGATTATTTCTCCGCGCCGCTGATTCAACTGATGGAGGAATTGGCCGGCGACGTCGCACTCGGGGTCAATCAGTTCGATCACCTACAAGCGATCACCCGCCTGAGCCAACAGGACCCGCTGACCGGCCTGCCGAACCGTGCTTACTTCATGCGCGCACTCAAGCAAGCCATCGGCCGCACTGACCGAGCAGATCGATTGACGGGCATCGGCATCCTCGATCTGGACTACTTCAAGCAGATCAACGACAGCTTGGGACACCATATCGGAGATATGGTCATCACGCATCTGGCTACGGAACTCAATCAAGCAGTTCGCCAGGGCGATACGGTCGCGAGACTCGGTGGTGATGAGTTTGGCATCCTGCTGGAAGGCATCGCGGACGCCGAAGAGCTGGATCATATTGCCAGCCGTTTGCTCGCTGCCGTGCGCAAGCCTATATGTATTGAAGGGATCGAGGCCGCACTGAAAACCGATGCCAGCCTGGGGTTGACCCTGTATCCCTTTGACGGAGGTACGCCAGCCGATCTTCTACGCCACGCGGATGCAGCCTTGTATGCCGTCAAAGGTAGCGGCCGACATCGCTGGCAACTCTTTCACCGCGACATGGCGAGTCTTGCCAAGCAGGAATACCTCATACACCAACGCATGCCTGCTGCATTATTGGAAAATCGCTTGATTTTCTACTTCCAACCTCAAATCAATCTTCAAACCGGGGAAATCATTGGGATCGAGGCCCTAATCCGCTGGCAGGATCCTGTGAGTGGCATGTGGATGCCCAAGGCGTTCATGCCTGTGGTCGAAGCCGATACGGGCCTCTCGCGCTCCTTGGGTTGTTATTGCCTCAATGCTGCTGCGATGGCGATCACGCGGTGGCTATCTGACGGCCTCGCCTTCGGGCGCTTGAGCGTGAATATCTGCGCCAGGCACCTGCAGCATTCGGGTTTTCTCGAAGATCTGAGCAGTGTTCTGTTGCGGTATCCGGTCGTTGCCGAACATCTGTCGATCGAGCTGACAGAAACCCAAGCGCTCGCCGATCTCGACAAAAGCGCACGCATGCTGAGTGAAGTACGTGCCTTGGGTGTGCATGTCGATCTGGATGATTTTGGGAGCGGCTATGCCTCACTTCAATATGTACGCGAACTGCCTCTGGATACGATCAAACTCGATCTGCAGTTCGTTCAGAACCTCGAACACGACACCGAGGCGTTATCCGTCGGCTATGCCGCCTTGTCCCTGGCAGAGATGCACGGGGCCGAGGTGATTGCCGAGGGGGTGGAGACGGAACGTATCGCCCGTCTATGGCAGCGGTTGGGCGGACGGGTGATCCAAGGGTATCTGGGCGCCAAACCGATGCCCGAATCCGAGCTGATCGCATGGTTGTCGGCATACGCGCCGGACCGTCGCTTCGCCACCACCCCGCACTGGCGATCGACCCCCGAAGTACTCACCTTGCTGCAGGCTCTACCCTTCCACAGTCAATACATTGCAAGACTACGTGGGGCCATGACAGAAAGCCCCTTGTCTTCGGACACACTCAACGGCCTGGTCAAGACATGGCGTGCCCCCTGCCCCATCACGGAGTGGCTTTCCAGTACCGATGCGATCCCCTATGACACCGTTGCGCTCAAGCAAGCACACGATCATCTGCATGAATCGATCGGTTCGATCATTAATGCATTGTCGTCAGATCCCTCTTCACACGGGGATGTCGAGGGATTGGAAAAGGCCTGGGATCATTTTAGAGAGGCCTTGGATCGCGTGATTGAGCAGATCGATCGACGACTGTATGCCCAAGGAGCACAGGCCGACAGCTAG
- a CDS encoding VC1465 family Xer recombination activation factor, producing MDKSPNANEIRRQRFGVGRLTVEKAAKIVDVSARTWRRWESGTGKMPPAAWKWFRTVTDGIPYAQNWEGWGFKDGKLWSPEQDSFSPGEIRSLTILQQLSRGKTGSHHFKPSDLLLGVDERVADHLKLIGKLDLVGLMLALIYSDNLKIPESEEREQVEEGLRKLIAGVQRVQHQQAMVTA from the coding sequence ATGGATAAATCACCAAATGCGAACGAAATTAGACGGCAGCGGTTTGGAGTAGGGAGGCTGACCGTCGAAAAGGCCGCCAAAATTGTCGACGTCTCAGCACGCACCTGGAGGCGCTGGGAAAGCGGAACCGGAAAAATGCCGCCGGCCGCGTGGAAATGGTTCAGGACGGTCACAGACGGCATTCCCTACGCGCAAAACTGGGAAGGCTGGGGATTTAAGGACGGCAAATTGTGGTCGCCCGAGCAAGACAGCTTCTCACCAGGTGAAATCCGTTCCCTAACGATCCTGCAACAGCTCAGTCGCGGAAAAACCGGCAGTCATCACTTCAAACCCTCAGACCTGCTACTCGGCGTGGACGAACGCGTGGCAGATCACCTGAAACTCATCGGCAAGCTCGACCTGGTCGGACTGATGCTGGCACTCATCTACAGCGACAACCTAAAAATCCCGGAGAGCGAAGAACGCGAGCAGGTCGAGGAGGGACTGCGCAAGCTCATCGCCGGCGTGCAGCGGGTCCAGCACCAGCAAGCGATGGTGACCGCATGA
- a CDS encoding nitrogen fixation protein NifZ, which yields MQLSELQNGDAVYATTTIVNDGSVPGCEPNQVFALPGTMGMLINTGHVELEPDTELYLVSFSTESGDAGPPVACFADEISPHPIA from the coding sequence ATGCAGCTCAGCGAACTTCAAAACGGCGATGCCGTCTATGCAACCACGACCATCGTCAACGACGGTTCCGTGCCGGGGTGCGAGCCGAATCAGGTGTTCGCGCTACCCGGTACCATGGGCATGCTGATCAACACGGGGCATGTGGAACTGGAGCCGGATACCGAGCTTTATCTGGTCAGTTTTAGCACCGAGAGTGGTGACGCCGGCCCACCCGTGGCGTGCTTTGCGGACGAGATCAGCCCGCATCCCATCGCCTGA
- a CDS encoding YegP family protein, translating to MPATFELRKNDEQQYYFHFVNGEGDLILMSSEYADKGEAEQAIKDVRVGSLVSEQIAAGKVPAGEFFFVIKDGTGQILVKSVLYSNTMHFDNALHTVKDNACVAEIVDLAA from the coding sequence ATGCCAGCCACCTTCGAGCTCAGGAAAAACGACGAGCAACAGTACTACTTCCATTTCGTCAACGGCGAGGGCGACCTGATCCTGATGAGCAGCGAATATGCCGACAAGGGTGAAGCTGAGCAGGCCATCAAGGATGTGCGCGTAGGCTCACTCGTGTCCGAACAGATCGCGGCAGGCAAGGTGCCGGCCGGAGAGTTCTTCTTCGTGATCAAGGACGGCACCGGGCAAATCCTCGTCAAGAGCGTGCTCTACAGCAACACCATGCACTTCGACAATGCGCTGCACACGGTCAAGGACAATGCCTGCGTCGCCGAAATCGTGGATCTGGCCGCCTGA
- a CDS encoding glycine cleavage system protein H, with the protein MTTYRGCELPEELYYDLDYVWLRAEADGTATVGITDPAQTFAGRILRARIKKPGTLIQPGRHVATLESGKWAGGVPIPFAAQVIERNEAVVDDGHLLNIDPYRDAWVARLQPQDGIEAALTGLHTGPEAMAALRAWIERYDIQCLRCSD; encoded by the coding sequence ATGACTACGTACCGTGGCTGCGAGCTTCCCGAAGAGCTCTATTACGATCTCGATTATGTCTGGCTGCGTGCCGAGGCCGATGGCACGGCGACGGTGGGAATCACCGATCCCGCGCAGACCTTTGCCGGGCGAATCCTCCGCGCGCGCATCAAGAAGCCGGGAACCTTGATCCAGCCCGGACGTCACGTGGCTACTCTGGAAAGCGGCAAATGGGCGGGCGGCGTTCCCATCCCCTTCGCTGCTCAGGTCATCGAGCGGAACGAGGCTGTGGTCGATGATGGCCATCTGCTCAATATCGACCCCTACCGGGACGCTTGGGTCGCTCGGTTGCAGCCACAGGACGGCATCGAGGCGGCGTTGACCGGCCTGCACACTGGACCCGAGGCGATGGCCGCGCTCAGAGCGTGGATCGAGCGTTACGATATCCAGTGCCTGCGCTGCTCGGACTGA
- a CDS encoding IS5 family transposase (programmed frameshift), protein MEITLQQYKIIEPLLPLPRGNIKISNLQVLNAILYVAEHGCKWRGLPVRFGRWHSIYMRANRWAKQGVLDRVFLALQENDVINIQVDHVSLDSTAVKVHPDGTGAFKKNGPQSIGKSRAGWTTKIHLVAAGANRAVAFRLSPGQAGDAPEGRKLLKSLEHCGWEGTSVIMDRAYEGDETRQLALDLGMTPVVPPKRNRLTPWEYDLELYKKRNEVERLFRRLKGFRRIFSRFDKLDVVFTFFIHFALIVDTLISVNRP, encoded by the exons ATGGAAATTACCTTGCAGCAGTACAAAATCATCGAGCCCTTGTTGCCGCTTCCGCGAGGCAATATAAAAATATCCAACCTACAGGTGCTTAACGCGATCCTGTACGTGGCCGAGCATGGCTGCAAGTGGCGTGGCTTACCGGTCCGTTTCGGTCGCTGGCACAGCATCTATATGCGCGCCAATCGCTGGGCCAAACAGGGCGTGCTGGATCGAGTCTTCCTGGCGCTGCAGGAAAACGACGTGATTAATATCCAAGTCGATCATGTCTCGCTCGATTCCACAGCCGTCAAGGTTCATCCAGACGGAACCGGTGCTT TTAAAAAAAACGGTCCTCAATCTATCGGCAAATCCCGCGCCGGATGGACAACCAAGATTCATCTGGTCGCCGCCGGAGCCAATCGAGCCGTAGCCTTTCGACTTTCCCCGGGACAGGCCGGAGATGCACCAGAAGGCAGAAAACTGCTCAAAAGCCTGGAGCACTGCGGCTGGGAAGGCACCTCGGTCATCATGGACCGCGCCTATGAGGGTGACGAGACGCGCCAGCTCGCGCTGGATCTGGGTATGACCCCAGTGGTGCCGCCCAAGCGCAATCGGCTCACGCCTTGGGAATACGATCTTGAACTTTACAAGAAGCGCAATGAAGTCGAGCGACTATTCCGAAGACTCAAAGGATTTCGGCGCATCTTCTCACGCTTCGATAAGCTCGATGTCGTCTTCACCTTCTTCATCCACTTCGCTCTCATCGTCGATACACTTATTAGTGTGAACAGGCCCTAG
- a CDS encoding DUF6156 family protein encodes MSESHDPARPCPYPLACIMELDRWKIRSAVHHFTSYTGVTLPLKLVNPLDDSALDNRNTYFRGYFDGDDRLILCQKVVYGEVELEHRYEYHPNGQLQRAGIKIFDEDSESVMLFDEDGTRIDS; translated from the coding sequence ATGAGCGAATCGCATGACCCCGCTCGCCCTTGCCCGTACCCCCTTGCCTGTATCATGGAGCTTGATCGATGGAAGATCAGATCGGCGGTTCATCACTTCACGTCATATACCGGTGTGACGCTACCGTTGAAATTGGTCAACCCGCTCGACGACTCGGCGTTGGATAACCGCAATACCTATTTTCGCGGGTATTTCGACGGCGACGACCGGCTGATCCTGTGCCAGAAGGTGGTTTATGGCGAGGTGGAACTGGAACATCGCTATGAATATCACCCCAACGGGCAGCTTCAACGCGCAGGAATCAAGATATTCGACGAAGACAGCGAATCGGTCATGTTGTTCGATGAGGACGGAACCCGGATTGACAGTTGA
- a CDS encoding flavodoxin domain-containing protein, whose amino-acid sequence MNEVSKPQALACRFPTLQTAYQPRKARISLFQGIRGESFVVSATFANAGLWQFVPFVRVDAGACGEMPWRTLICLAEPAIAIPWQKFCIHGRVRRQLRVAEVAKIQILVGSVNGMALQSAMAVAHVLNRQGHEVRVNEEPRYADLLQDGEEVLLVCCSTTGDGELPRNIYPLFLALDDGAIELHGRYYGVIALGDSG is encoded by the coding sequence ATGAATGAGGTATCTAAGCCGCAGGCGCTTGCTTGCCGGTTCCCAACGCTGCAAACGGCATACCAGCCGCGCAAAGCCCGTATATCGCTTTTCCAGGGCATCCGCGGCGAATCTTTTGTCGTATCCGCGACATTCGCGAACGCCGGCTTGTGGCAATTCGTACCCTTTGTGCGCGTAGACGCGGGCGCATGCGGCGAGATGCCATGGAGGACATTGATCTGCCTCGCCGAACCGGCCATCGCTATCCCATGGCAGAAATTCTGCATTCATGGACGCGTTCGTAGGCAATTACGGGTGGCGGAAGTGGCAAAGATTCAAATCTTGGTCGGCAGCGTCAACGGCATGGCCCTGCAGTCGGCCATGGCTGTGGCGCATGTACTCAATCGTCAGGGGCATGAAGTACGTGTAAACGAGGAACCCAGGTACGCTGATTTGCTGCAGGACGGCGAAGAGGTGCTATTGGTTTGCTGTTCGACCACCGGCGACGGCGAACTGCCGCGCAATATCTACCCGCTGTTTCTGGCACTGGACGACGGTGCCATCGAACTGCATGGCCGTTATTACGGCGTGATCGCGCTCGGTGACAGTGGATAG
- a CDS encoding class I SAM-dependent methyltransferase, with translation MLDYYARRAAEYERIYDKPERQRDLRLLRNVLSTTFAGEHLLEVACGTGYWSAVTAQSAASILVTDANSEVLDLARRKDYAPCTVEFRQDDAYALESVTGAYTAGFHGFWWSHIPQSRKKAFLQTFHARLAPGARVVMLDNAFVTGSNTPISRRDEEGNTYQIRRLEDGSEYEVLKNFPTDEELRSDLFPHASGIEITRHEYYWMAQYRLA, from the coding sequence ATGCTCGATTACTACGCTAGGCGCGCCGCCGAGTACGAACGGATCTACGACAAACCGGAGCGTCAGCGCGATCTGAGGTTGCTGAGGAACGTATTGTCCACGACCTTCGCGGGCGAACACCTGCTGGAAGTCGCCTGCGGCACCGGCTACTGGAGCGCCGTCACGGCACAATCGGCGGCCAGTATCCTGGTTACCGACGCCAACAGCGAGGTACTCGATCTCGCTCGCCGTAAGGACTATGCCCCCTGCACCGTCGAGTTCCGGCAAGACGACGCGTATGCACTTGAGAGCGTTACCGGCGCGTATACGGCGGGATTTCACGGTTTCTGGTGGTCACACATTCCCCAGAGCAGGAAGAAGGCATTTCTGCAGACCTTTCATGCCAGGCTCGCCCCTGGAGCCAGGGTCGTCATGCTGGACAATGCCTTCGTCACAGGCAGCAACACGCCGATCTCAAGGCGCGACGAGGAAGGCAACACGTATCAAATCAGGCGACTCGAAGACGGTTCCGAGTACGAAGTCCTGAAGAATTTCCCGACGGACGAAGAACTGCGCAGTGATCTCTTTCCCCATGCAAGCGGAATCGAGATCACAAGGCACGAGTATTACTGGATGGCGCAGTACCGCCTGGCCTGA